A portion of the Agrobacterium tumefaciens genome contains these proteins:
- a CDS encoding glycosyltransferase family 2 protein, producing MARFTVVIPYYQKQHGILGRALASVFAQTYQDFDLVIVDDESPYPIDNELAELSQAQKERILVIKQANGGPGGARNTGLDHVPAGSDYVAFLDSDDIWTPDHLQNAAFALKTFGGECYWASMQASDEFYYHFAISELEKNEGAARLSERPLVIELPDLASVMLRNWSFLHLSCMVIGRPLFEKIRFDPALRLAAEDVLFFCDSILASKRTLLCDDAGAMRGMGVNIFHSIDNTSPEFLRQQFNTWVALDTLEGRFSRRPDDVASIASYKNTARKQALWSQAGNLKRRKVPEFGLLLKWAMRDPALLRAAFELGAGKIVRTR from the coding sequence ATGGCAAGATTTACTGTCGTCATTCCCTATTACCAAAAGCAGCACGGAATTCTTGGACGTGCGCTCGCATCGGTTTTTGCGCAGACTTACCAGGATTTCGATCTTGTCATCGTCGATGACGAATCGCCATATCCGATAGACAATGAGCTTGCAGAACTTTCGCAAGCGCAGAAAGAGCGGATTCTCGTCATTAAGCAGGCCAATGGCGGGCCGGGTGGTGCGCGCAATACCGGTCTCGACCACGTTCCTGCTGGCAGCGATTACGTCGCATTTCTTGACTCGGACGACATCTGGACGCCCGATCATCTCCAGAATGCGGCCTTCGCGCTGAAGACATTTGGCGGTGAGTGCTATTGGGCATCCATGCAGGCAAGTGACGAATTTTATTATCATTTCGCCATTTCCGAGCTGGAGAAGAACGAGGGCGCCGCAAGGCTTTCCGAGCGGCCTCTGGTGATCGAGCTGCCGGATCTGGCGAGCGTGATGCTGCGCAACTGGAGCTTCTTGCATCTCTCCTGCATGGTGATCGGCCGCCCGCTTTTTGAAAAGATACGCTTCGATCCGGCGCTCCGGCTTGCGGCGGAAGATGTGCTGTTTTTCTGCGATTCCATCCTCGCATCCAAGCGCACGCTTCTGTGTGACGATGCCGGTGCCATGCGCGGAATGGGCGTCAATATCTTCCACAGCATCGACAATACCTCGCCGGAATTCCTGCGCCAGCAGTTCAATACCTGGGTTGCGCTCGATACGCTGGAGGGGCGATTTTCGCGGCGGCCGGACGATGTGGCCTCGATCGCTTCCTATAAAAATACGGCGCGCAAACAGGCGCTCTGGAGCCAGGCGGGCAATCTGAAACGGCGCAAGGTGCCCGAATTCGGACTGCTGCTGAAGTGGGCGATGCGCGATCCGGCACTCCTGCGAGCGGCTTTTGAGCTCGGCGCAGGCAAAATAGTGCGGACAAGATGA
- a CDS encoding polysaccharide pyruvyl transferase family protein: MKPYHWESHHGNFGDDLNLWLWDFLLPGLRDVHDDVMLVGVGTVLNDTLLPAKQRKLVIGSGYGYGAVPDTSTGFWDIRCVRGEKTAAKLGLSPEKGIVDPAVMVTEMPEFKGLQKLYKKTFVPHWESAEFGMWETVCEPAGLTYLDPRGEAMSVIRAIAQSEFIVAESMHGAILADAFRVPWVAVSTSPSINSFKWSDWAGTVGVEYQPRYVPVSTRAEAAKKGSRFWGMSFPPPPAPVIAEAGSGPAHEGDVLVRPQASQSLSLRKLAKQVLAAPSTLALWQASRAEPRLSPDGRLEERKERFSAVLETVKRDYL, translated from the coding sequence ATGAAACCTTACCACTGGGAATCGCATCACGGAAATTTTGGCGACGATCTCAATCTGTGGCTGTGGGACTTTCTGCTGCCCGGGCTGCGGGACGTGCATGACGATGTGATGCTCGTCGGTGTCGGCACGGTTCTCAATGATACATTGTTGCCCGCAAAGCAGCGCAAGCTTGTGATCGGCAGCGGTTATGGCTACGGCGCGGTGCCGGATACAAGCACCGGATTTTGGGACATTCGCTGCGTGCGCGGCGAAAAAACCGCAGCCAAATTGGGACTTTCTCCCGAAAAGGGCATTGTCGATCCCGCCGTGATGGTGACCGAGATGCCGGAGTTCAAAGGCCTGCAGAAACTCTACAAGAAAACCTTCGTTCCCCATTGGGAATCGGCGGAATTCGGCATGTGGGAAACGGTTTGCGAACCGGCGGGACTAACCTATCTCGACCCGCGCGGCGAGGCGATGTCGGTCATCCGCGCCATCGCCCAATCTGAATTTATCGTGGCCGAATCCATGCATGGCGCCATTCTTGCCGATGCGTTCCGCGTGCCATGGGTGGCGGTGAGCACATCTCCCTCGATCAACAGTTTCAAGTGGAGCGATTGGGCAGGCACGGTCGGTGTGGAGTATCAGCCGCGTTACGTGCCAGTTTCCACCCGCGCCGAGGCGGCGAAAAAGGGGTCGCGTTTCTGGGGTATGAGCTTCCCGCCGCCGCCAGCCCCCGTCATTGCCGAGGCTGGATCCGGTCCGGCGCATGAGGGCGATGTGCTGGTGCGGCCGCAGGCAAGCCAATCCCTGTCGCTGCGCAAACTGGCCAAGCAAGTGCTGGCAGCACCTTCCACGCTGGCGCTCTGGCAGGCAAGCCGTGCCGAACCGCGTCTCAGCCCGGATGGCAGGCTGGAGGAACGCAAGGAGCGTTTTTCCGCTGTTCTGGAAACGGTCAAACGCGATTATCTCTGA